A single genomic interval of Zobellia nedashkovskayae harbors:
- the rseP gene encoding RIP metalloprotease RseP, whose translation MSPFIIKTIQFLLSLSLLIVLHEMGHFIPAKLFKTRVEKFYLFFDVKFSLFKKKIGETVYGIGWLPLGGYVKISGMIDESMDTEAMSEEPKEWEFRSKPAWQRLIIMLGGVTVNFILALVIYIGMAYAYGDTFIPADGLKDGVYVTEKTIGDEIGIQTGDKILAVDGEKIKDFNTIFMDIINGNNITIDRNGETIEKEIPVDFINTLLDDKDRIRFLSFRFPFLIGEVSPESLNVDAGLESKDEIVEIAGTKVTYFDEVKPILEQHKGEKINLTVIRDNSVRKVIPVVINDSAQIGVRPVMPSMDEMEKRGLLSIQNEKYTFAESIPAGINKGVTTFTGYLKQLKKIFNPDTGAYKGVGGFAAIGGLFPEVWNWQVFWGTTAFLSIMLGVLNLLPIPALDGGHVMFLLYEMVSGRKPSDKFLEYAQVVGFFLLLALILFANGNDLYRYLMEK comes from the coding sequence ATGAGTCCCTTTATTATTAAGACTATACAATTTCTTTTAAGCCTTTCGTTGTTGATCGTACTTCACGAAATGGGTCATTTTATTCCTGCTAAATTATTTAAAACTCGTGTAGAGAAGTTCTACTTGTTCTTTGATGTTAAGTTCTCCCTTTTTAAAAAGAAAATAGGTGAAACCGTTTATGGTATTGGCTGGCTTCCGTTAGGTGGTTATGTAAAAATATCCGGTATGATTGACGAGAGCATGGATACCGAGGCAATGAGCGAAGAGCCTAAGGAATGGGAATTTAGAAGCAAGCCGGCTTGGCAGCGACTTATTATTATGTTGGGTGGGGTAACCGTAAACTTCATTCTTGCGTTGGTTATTTATATTGGTATGGCTTATGCTTATGGCGATACGTTTATACCCGCAGACGGTTTAAAAGATGGCGTATATGTTACTGAAAAGACCATTGGTGATGAAATTGGTATTCAAACAGGAGATAAAATTCTTGCGGTTGACGGTGAGAAAATCAAAGATTTCAATACTATCTTCATGGATATTATTAACGGAAACAACATTACAATAGACCGTAATGGGGAAACTATAGAAAAGGAAATTCCTGTTGATTTTATAAACACTTTGCTTGATGATAAAGACCGTATCCGGTTTTTAAGTTTTCGTTTTCCATTTCTAATCGGGGAAGTTTCACCAGAATCTTTAAACGTTGATGCTGGCCTTGAATCTAAGGACGAAATAGTGGAGATTGCCGGTACGAAAGTCACCTATTTTGATGAGGTTAAACCTATTTTAGAGCAGCATAAAGGAGAGAAAATTAACCTTACCGTTATTCGTGATAATAGTGTTCGTAAAGTTATTCCAGTAGTGATCAATGATTCTGCGCAAATTGGAGTACGTCCGGTTATGCCATCTATGGATGAAATGGAGAAAAGAGGTCTTTTAAGTATTCAGAATGAGAAATATACTTTTGCTGAATCTATTCCTGCAGGAATAAATAAAGGTGTAACTACATTTACTGGCTATTTAAAGCAATTAAAAAAGATTTTTAATCCAGACACAGGCGCTTATAAGGGTGTTGGTGGTTTTGCGGCCATTGGCGGACTTTTTCCTGAGGTTTGGAACTGGCAGGTATTCTGGGGCACTACCGCCTTCTTGTCTATTATGCTGGGTGTTTTGAACTTACTGCCTATACCGGCGTTAGATGGTGGTCATGTAATGTTCTTGTTATACGAGATGGTTTCAGGTCGTAAGCCAAGTGATAAGTTTTTAGAATATGCACAGGTTGTTGGCTTCTTTTTATTGCTTGCATTAATACTGTTTGCAAACGGAAATGACCTTTATAGATACCTAATGGAAAAATAG
- a CDS encoding SCO family protein, whose translation MRSFFAKYKFFGLVLLGLSAVIMYLFYNALQPPEILTVYQPTMVNPELVDSTVQYKRKYHTIADFSLTNQNGETITQDNYANKIYIADFFFTTCPTICPIMTKNMVSIQERIKDFDDVMLLSHSVTPEIDSVAQLKKYAIEKGVDDSKWNLVTGDKKQIYELARKSYLAVKDDGDGGPFDMIHTENFILVDKKKRIRGFYDGTNEEEIEKLMGDLKILMTSNKE comes from the coding sequence ATGCGCTCTTTTTTCGCAAAATATAAATTTTTTGGTCTTGTACTCTTAGGGCTCTCTGCCGTAATCATGTACCTGTTTTATAATGCTCTACAACCGCCTGAAATATTAACGGTTTACCAACCTACCATGGTCAACCCTGAACTTGTGGATAGTACTGTTCAATACAAAAGAAAATATCATACCATTGCAGATTTTTCTTTGACCAATCAAAATGGGGAAACCATAACGCAGGATAACTATGCCAATAAAATTTATATAGCTGATTTCTTTTTCACTACCTGCCCTACCATTTGTCCAATTATGACCAAGAATATGGTTAGTATTCAGGAACGCATTAAGGATTTTGATGATGTGATGCTTTTGTCACATTCCGTCACTCCAGAAATTGATTCTGTGGCGCAATTAAAGAAATATGCCATTGAAAAAGGTGTTGATGATTCCAAATGGAACTTGGTTACAGGTGATAAAAAACAGATATACGAACTGGCCAGAAAATCATACCTAGCCGTAAAAGATGATGGTGATGGCGGTCCTTTTGACATGATTCATACCGAAAACTTCATTTTAGTGGATAAGAAAAAGCGCATCCGTGGGTTTTACGACGGCACCAATGAAGAAGAGATAGAGAAATTAATGGGGGATTTAAAAATTCTAATGACCTCAAATAAAGAGTAA
- a CDS encoding FeoA family protein — protein MGITVAQLKKGQKGIIKEFSDGSLPIKLLELGCLPGNEIELVQVAPFKDPIYINVNGSHIAIRRETAKLIELEIIEDTPVL, from the coding sequence TTGGGAATTACGGTCGCACAACTAAAGAAAGGACAAAAGGGAATTATAAAAGAATTCTCTGATGGCTCCCTGCCTATTAAATTGCTAGAATTAGGTTGTTTGCCCGGTAATGAGATAGAATTGGTTCAGGTTGCCCCTTTTAAAGACCCTATTTATATAAACGTAAATGGTTCACATATTGCTATAAGACGTGAAACAGCAAAGCTCATTGAGCTGGAAATTATAGAAGACACCCCGGTTTTATGA
- the feoB gene encoding ferrous iron transport protein B, giving the protein MSKQINVALIGNPNTGKTSVFNQLTGLNQKVGNYPGITVEKKEGICKLPRGIKAHILDLPGTYSLNTTSLDESVAVELLLNKNDKNHPDVAIVVSDVENLKRNLLLFTQIKDLKIPAILVINMADRMSRKGITVDIPLLEKKLNTKIALVSTRKGVGIDKLKELISDYKNLSTVQNVDITVIDPGYFKKLKEAFPNEDLYKLWLVITQDVNFMPIEKKLFKDASSFATKSKSELKRLQQKETILRYQFINGILKGTYKVDLAIAKGFRASLDKVLTHKVFGYVIFMIILLTIFQGIYEWSGYPQDLIETFFASASSWVKDTLPPGVFTDLIAEGILTGIGGIAMFIPQIAFLFLFISLLEETGYMSRVVFLMDRLMRPFGLSGKSVVPLISGTACAIPAVMATRTIENWKERLITILVTPFTTCSARLPIYIIIIALVIPEGSFLGLGYKALTLMLLYLLGFGAAIFSALILNKILKIKGRSFFVVEMPNYKLPLPKNVAYTVWEKTKSFVLGAGKIILAISVVLWFLGSNGYADDFKNADEIVANRVQNEGFSDFNQTSIVSALGAYELALKDSISTNAYRMDASALSDSLAQKQTYLEQKALHQEISSYKLENSYMGYMGKAIEPIVHPLGYDWKIGIAVLTSFAAREVFVGTLATIYSVGNDEEQTIQNRMAAEINPKTKKPLFNLASGVSLLLFYAFAMQCMSTLAVVKRETNTWKWPAAQLVFMSAFAYIVALVAYQILK; this is encoded by the coding sequence ATGAGTAAACAAATTAATGTTGCACTTATAGGAAACCCCAATACCGGTAAAACTTCCGTTTTTAATCAACTGACCGGACTTAATCAGAAAGTAGGTAATTATCCAGGTATTACTGTTGAAAAAAAAGAGGGTATCTGCAAATTACCTAGGGGAATAAAAGCACACATACTAGACTTACCGGGCACTTATAGTTTAAATACAACCTCTTTGGATGAGAGTGTTGCCGTGGAGTTGCTACTGAACAAAAACGACAAGAATCACCCAGATGTGGCTATTGTTGTTTCTGATGTAGAAAACTTGAAACGAAATCTTCTTTTATTCACACAGATAAAAGACCTTAAAATACCTGCCATTCTTGTTATTAATATGGCAGATCGTATGTCGCGCAAGGGTATAACGGTAGATATTCCACTTTTAGAGAAAAAGCTAAATACCAAGATTGCGTTGGTCAGTACCCGAAAAGGTGTTGGTATTGACAAACTTAAAGAGCTAATTTCCGATTATAAAAATCTATCTACAGTACAAAATGTAGATATTACGGTAATAGATCCCGGGTATTTTAAAAAATTAAAAGAAGCTTTTCCTAATGAAGACCTGTATAAGTTGTGGCTTGTTATTACGCAAGACGTCAATTTTATGCCCATTGAGAAAAAACTTTTTAAAGATGCATCGTCTTTTGCTACCAAATCTAAATCAGAATTAAAACGACTACAACAGAAAGAAACCATTCTTAGATACCAATTTATTAATGGTATCCTTAAAGGCACATACAAAGTAGATTTGGCCATTGCCAAAGGTTTTAGGGCTTCATTAGATAAGGTTCTTACACACAAGGTTTTTGGATATGTAATTTTCATGATTATTCTCCTTACCATATTTCAGGGAATTTATGAGTGGAGCGGATACCCCCAAGATTTAATAGAAACGTTTTTTGCTTCTGCAAGTTCATGGGTAAAGGATACACTTCCGCCAGGTGTGTTCACGGATTTAATTGCAGAAGGAATCTTAACAGGTATTGGCGGTATTGCCATGTTTATTCCGCAGATTGCTTTCTTGTTCTTGTTTATATCTCTTTTAGAGGAAACCGGCTATATGAGCCGTGTGGTCTTCTTAATGGACCGCCTAATGCGTCCTTTTGGTCTAAGCGGTAAAAGTGTTGTGCCCTTAATATCTGGAACAGCATGTGCCATACCTGCCGTAATGGCCACCCGAACCATTGAAAATTGGAAAGAAAGGTTAATAACCATTCTTGTTACACCTTTTACAACTTGTTCGGCACGGTTGCCTATTTACATTATTATTATAGCCCTTGTAATACCGGAAGGTAGTTTTCTTGGGCTGGGTTATAAAGCGCTTACCTTAATGTTGTTGTATTTACTTGGTTTTGGCGCCGCAATATTTTCAGCTTTGATACTGAACAAAATATTAAAAATTAAAGGCAGGTCTTTCTTTGTCGTCGAAATGCCAAATTACAAATTACCCTTACCTAAGAATGTTGCTTACACGGTATGGGAAAAGACCAAAAGTTTTGTTTTGGGAGCAGGAAAAATTATCTTGGCCATTTCCGTAGTACTATGGTTTTTGGGCTCCAATGGTTATGCAGACGATTTTAAGAATGCCGATGAAATTGTTGCTAACCGCGTTCAAAACGAGGGATTTTCAGACTTTAACCAAACCAGTATCGTAAGTGCATTAGGCGCTTATGAATTGGCTTTAAAAGATAGTATCAGCACCAATGCATACCGTATGGATGCCTCTGCCCTATCTGATTCTTTAGCACAAAAACAAACCTATCTTGAGCAAAAAGCCCTGCATCAAGAAATCTCCAGTTATAAGTTAGAAAATTCCTATATGGGCTACATGGGTAAGGCCATAGAGCCTATTGTACACCCATTGGGTTACGATTGGAAAATTGGTATTGCAGTTCTTACATCATTTGCGGCACGTGAGGTATTCGTGGGCACATTAGCCACAATATATAGCGTTGGTAACGATGAAGAGCAAACCATTCAAAATAGAATGGCCGCAGAAATAAACCCTAAGACAAAAAAGCCACTGTTTAATCTGGCATCTGGAGTCTCTCTTTTACTCTTTTATGCGTTTGCCATGCAATGTATGAGTACATTGGCAGTAGTAAAACGAGAAACAAATACTTGGAAATGGCCTGCCGCACAACTAGTTTTTATGAGCGCTTTTGCGTATATTGTTGCCTTGGTAGCATATCAAATACTAAAATAA